One bacterium CG_4_10_14_0_2_um_filter_33_32 genomic window, TGGGTATCTTCCTACTACAAGAATACCTTAAACAACGAGGCCAAAGTAGGGAATTGGGCTTCAGGATACTATAATTCTCATTAGGATAATGTGGTTTTATAATTAAGATTGATATATAATCAAAATATTGAGAATTAAATAATTATCAAGAGAAGCAACTATTTAAGATAACCCCATAATCCCACCCCTGGGGTGGGATGGGATTGCAAGGGCGCTAAATCCAACCCAAATGGGAAAGATAATTTTTAAAATCGCCATTTAGGCGATTTTTTATAAGGAGAAATTAGTGTTTAAAAATATCTTTACTTCAGAATCAGTTACCGAAGGTCACCCCGATAAAATTTGCGATCAAATCTCAGATGCGGTTTTAGATGAAATTTTAAAACAAGATTCTGAAGGCAGGGTTGCCTGTGAAGTGATGGCTTCTACTAATACAATTATTGTTGCCGGAGAAATTACTTCAAAGGCAAAAATTAATCCAAGCGAAATAGCCAAGCAAGTTTTAAAAGATATTGGCTATACTGATGAGAATTGGGGGATTGATTATAAAACATGCAAGGTTATAAATTTACTAAATCCTCAATCACCGGATATTGCTCAAGGAGTTTCAAAATCAAATAAAGATCCTTACGAATGTATAGGAGCCGGAGACCAAGGATCAGTTTTTGGTTTTGCTTGTAATGAAACAGAAGAATTTATGCCTCTGCCTATTACCATTGCCCATAAATTGACTCAAAGATTAGCCTCGGATAGAAAAAACCAAGAAATATCTTGGCTTAGGCCTGATGGTAAATCTCAAGTTTCAGTAGAATATTTTAATAGCAAGCCTTATCAAATAAACAATGTAGTTGTTTCAACTCAGCATAACGAAAATATTGATTATCAATTAATAAAACAAATTATCAAAGACAAAATTATTATGTCTGTGCTGCCTCCAGAGTTAATAAAAGACGAGATTAGCTTTTATATAAACCCTACCGGAAAATTTGTTTGTGGCGGACCAAAAGCAGACGCTGGCTTAACGGGTAGAAAAATAATGGTTGATACTTATGGAGGATATGCAAGACATGGCGGCGGTTGTTTTTCCGGTAAAGATCCGACTAAAGTTGATAGGTCGGGTGCTTATATGGCAAGGTTTATTGCCAAAAATTTAGTTGCTAATAATTTAGCAGAAAAAATAGAAATTCAAATTTCTTATGTCATTGGAATTTCACATCCGGTTTCTGTTTTGGTTCAATCGTTCGGGACGTCTAAAAAATCAGACAGCGAATTAATAAAAATAATAAATAAGAATTTTGATTTACGGCCGGCCGCTATTATAGAAAGGCTTGAATTAAAAAATCCAATCTATACAAAAACGGCTTCCTATGGCCATTTTGGCCGAACTGATATCAGCTTACCTTGGGAGCAGATTATAGATTTAGATATTCATTAAGGTTCTTGTGTTTATCTTAGAATAGATCTTTATATCTAGTAATTTTTCTGTTATAATATTATTTATAACACTAAATTAATTGAACTGCAATTTTACTTTAAGGTTTTAAAAATTAATGAATAAATTAAAAAAGATTCTTAATGATTTAGAGAATAAAAACATAACCGCGTCTCAATGGATTATTACTATTTTAGTGGTGATTCTTTTTCGTACCATTGGGGAAGATTTTTATTCTTCTAAAAAAATCATTGATTATTTTGAGTATTTTTTCCATTACCCTATTTATTATATTTCCATTGCTCTTTTTATAATTTTAATAATATCTTTTTTTGCAAAGGAAAAGCCTATTAAAGTGGGAAAAGTATTGATCCATTTTTGGCCAATAGTTATTATTCCGCCCATTTTTGATTTAATTATCAGCGCCAGTAAAGCATATGATTATTCATATATATTCAATAACTTTAACTTTTATTTTAAGAACTTATTCAACTTTCCAGTTTTCTTAGAAGGAATAACTTATGGTATTCGCCTTGAATTATTGCTAGCAACTGTTTCGGTTGCTGCTTATGTATATATTAAAAAACAAAAAATACTATCTTCAGTATTAGCAGCTTCGTTATTTTATGTAGGAATATTCGGTTTTATCGCATTTCCTTATTTGGCCTACCATATTACTATTATTCCCAACTTTCCTCTTAAAGATATTTACTTTTTGCATAATCCAATTGGTAGTGCGGGTATGTCTCAATCTCTAACTTATTACTCTGCTTTTAATGTTGTGGCGATTTTATTCCTACTTATCTTGGCTATAAAACAAAACCATAAAAAAACTTTTTCATTAATTGCCAACTCCTCAAAAAAATCTTTTCATTATCTATTGATGTTTGGTTTTGGTTTATATTTAGCTTATAAAATAAAAACTAATTTATTTCTTTTTGATATAAATATTCTGACCCAATTTTTAAATGCGTTTTTTGCCGTTGTTTTAGCCTGGGTTTCCGCCACAACTTTAAATGATGTTTATGATATAGAATCAGATAAAGTCAGCGATGATCGTAAGCTTCTCCCAAAAGGCATATTTTCCAGAGAAGAATTCATAAAAATTTCTATTATCAGTTTTGTCTTGTCTTTATTAAACGCTTTTGCTATAAGCTATCAATTTCTGATATATATTCTTTTGTATCATGCGATATCATTTATTTATTCTTCGCCCCCGCTTAGACTGAAGAAGATTCCGATTGTTTCTACTTTTGTTGTTGCTTCTTTGGCTATCTCAATGATGTGGGCAGGCTATGCTTTTTCTTCGGCTA contains:
- a CDS encoding methionine adenosyltransferase translates to MFKNIFTSESVTEGHPDKICDQISDAVLDEILKQDSEGRVACEVMASTNTIIVAGEITSKAKINPSEIAKQVLKDIGYTDENWGIDYKTCKVINLLNPQSPDIAQGVSKSNKDPYECIGAGDQGSVFGFACNETEEFMPLPITIAHKLTQRLASDRKNQEISWLRPDGKSQVSVEYFNSKPYQINNVVVSTQHNENIDYQLIKQIIKDKIIMSVLPPELIKDEISFYINPTGKFVCGGPKADAGLTGRKIMVDTYGGYARHGGGCFSGKDPTKVDRSGAYMARFIAKNLVANNLAEKIEIQISYVIGISHPVSVLVQSFGTSKKSDSELIKIINKNFDLRPAAIIERLELKNPIYTKTASYGHFGRTDISLPWEQIIDLDIH